TGGCACCAGGTTGCGACGGCGCCCCGGACGCGCGCCGATAATGTCGGTACCGATGAGTAACTCCCACGATCGCCGCTTTCCCACGCTGACCGACCAGCTGTACCAGTTGGCCAGCGGCGAAGTGACCTCTGACGAGCTGGTACGCCGGTCGCTGCGCGCCATCGAAGCGAGTCAGTCGACGCTGAACGCCTTTCGCGTGGTGCTCACCGAATCGGCGCTGGCCGACGCCGCGGCGGCCGACCGGCGACGCGCCGACGGCGACGACTTGCCGTTGCTGGGCGTGCCGATCGCGGTCAAGGACGACACTGACATAGCGGGCGTCGCCACCTACTTCGGCACGTCTGGCTATGTCGCGCCTGCGACCCAGGACGCCGAGGTGGTGCGACGGCTCAAAGCCGCGGGCGCGGTGATCGTCGGCAAGACCAACACCTGCGAGTTGGGTCAGTGGCCGTTCACCAGCGGCCCGGGCTTTGGCCATACCCGCAATCCGTGGTCACGGCGGCACACACCGGGCGGCTCGTCGGGCGGCAGCGCTGCCGCCGTGGCCGCCGGTCTGGTGACCGCCGCGATCGGCTCCGACGGCGCGGGCAGTGTGCGCATTCCGGCGGCGTGGAACCATCTCGTCGGCATCAAGCCCCAGCGTGGTCGCATCTCGACGTGGCCGCTACGCGAGGCGTTCAACGGCATCACGGTCAACGGTGTGCTGGCCCGCACGGTCGCCGACGCGGCCCTGGTGCTCGACGCCGCGTCCGGCAACGTCGAGGGCGATCTGCACAAGCCGCCACCGGTGACGGTGTCCGACCACGTCGGCATCGCGCCTGGTTCCCTCCGCATCGCGTTGTCGACCCGCTTTCCGTTCACCGCGTTTCCGGCGCGGCTGGACCCGGAGATCGAGTCGGCCCTGGACTCGGTCGGCGATCAGCTCGGGCTGCTGGGCCACACCGTGGTCGACGGCAATCCCGACTACGGGTTGCGGTTGTCGTGGAACTTCTTGTCGCGCTCCACTTCCGGACTGCTGGACTGGGCCGAGCGGCTGGGTGATGGCGTCGAATTCGACCACCGGACGCTGTCCAACATGCGGATGGGCCGGCTGCTGTCGCAGCAGATCCTGCGCGCCGCGCGGGCAAGCGAGGCCGCCAACCAGCGCCGGGTGGGCTCGATCTTCCGCATCGTCGACGTGGTGGTGGCGCCGACGACCGCGCTGCCTCCCCCACGCGTGGACGCCTTCGACAAGCTCGGCGGCTTCGGCACCGACCGCGCGATGATTGCCGCCTGCCCGGTGACGTGGCCGTGGAACGTGTTGGGCTGGCCGTCGATCAACGTGCCGGCGGGCTTCACCTCCGAGGGCCTGCCGATCGGCGTGCAGCTGATGGGACCGGCCAACAGCGAACCGCTGCTGGTGTCGCTGGCCGCCGAACTCGAGGCGCTCGGCGGCTGGGCGGCCAAGCAGCCCGCCGTCTGGTGGGACGCCGAGACCGAAGCGGTAAGCAGCTAAAAGCCGAGTCGCCCAAGCTGTTTCGGGTCGCGTTGCCAGTTCTTGGCGACCTTGACCCGCAGCTCCAGGTACACCTTGGTGCCGAGCAGCTTCTCGATCTGGCCGCGGGCGACGGTGCCCACTTCCCGCAACCGGGCTCCGCCCTTGCCGATCACGATGCCCTTCTGGCTGTCCCGCTCGACGTAGAGCAGGGCATGCACGTCAATCAGATCGTCGCGTCCCTCACGCGGAATGACCTCGTCGATCACCACGGCCAGCGAGTGCGGTAGTTCGTCGCGCACGCCTTCCAGGGCGGCCTCCCGGATGAACTCGGCCATCAGGGTTTCCTCGGGCTCGTCGGTGAGTTCGCCGTCCGGGTAGTACGGCGGGCCTTCGGGCAGCGCGGCGGCCAGCACGCTGGTCAACACGTCGACCTGTTCACCGGTGGTCGCGGAGACCGGGACGACCTCGGCGGCGGCGCCCACCAGCTCGCTGACCGCGAACAACTGCGCGGCCAGCTTGTCCTTGGAAACCGTGTCGATCTTGGTGACGATCGCCACCAATGTCGTTCGGGGAGCGGTAGATCGGATCTGCTCGACGATCCAGCGGTCCCCCGGGCCGATCGCCTCGTCGGCCGGAATGCACAAGCCGATCGCGTCGACCTCGCTGTAGGTGTCGCGGACCAGGTCGTTGAGCCGCTTGCCGAGCAGGGTGCGCGGCCTGTGCAGCCCCGGGGTGTCGACCAGGATGATCTGGAAGTCGTCGCGGTGCACGATGCCGCGGATGGTGTGCCGGGTGGTTTGCGGACGGTTCGAGGTGATCGCCACCTTCGACCCGACGAGAGCATTGGTCAGCGTGGACTTGCCGGTGTTGGGCCGGCCGACGAAACAGACGAAGCCGGAATGGAATTCAGTCACGCCCGGCCCCGATGGTCTCGACCCGGCTCACCAGGACAGTGCCGATCCGGACCCGGCCACGGTGGTCGGGTCCGCCCTCCGCGTGCAGCAGCAGACCGTGCGACTCGACCTCGGAGCCGGGCAGCGGAACCCGGCCCAGTTCCAGAGCCAGCAGTCCGCCGACCGTATCCACGTCGAGATCCTCCTCGAATTCCACGTCGTACAGTTCGCCGACGTCTTCGATCGGCAGCCGGGCCGATACCCGGAATCGGTTGTCGCCCAAGTCTTCCACTGGTGCAACTTCGGCGGCGTCGTACTCGTCGGCGATCTCGCCGACGATCTCCTCCAGCACGTCCTCGATGGTCACCAGGCCGGCGATCGCGCCGTATTCGTCGACGAGCAGCGTCATGTGGTTGCGATCGCGCTGCATTTCGCGCAGTAACTCATCCAGCGGCTTGGAGTCCGGGACGAACACCGCCGGTCGCATCACGTCGGCGACGGCGGTGTCGCGGCCGTTCGCCGACGAGTAATACGCCTGTTGCACACAGTCTTTCAGGTACACGACGCCGACTATGTCGTCGACGTTCTCCCCGATGACCGGGATGCGGGAGTGCCCGCTGCGCACCGCCACTGACGTCGCCTCGGCGGCGGATTTGTCGCTCTCGATCCAGATCATCTCGGTGCGCGGCACCATCACCTCGCGGGCCGGCGTATCGCCGAGCTCGAACACCGACTGGATCATCCGCCGCTCGTCGGCGGCGACCACGCCGCGTTGCTGCGCCAAATCCACGACCTCACGCAACTCGATCTCGGAGGCGAATGGGCCGTTGCGGAAGCCGCGGCCGGGTGTCAGCATGTTTCCGAGCACCACCAGCACGCGGCTGATCGGCGTCAGCAGCACCGAAATCGCTTGCAGCGGAAGCGCCGACACCAGCGAGATCGAATAGGCGTTCTGGCGACCGAGGGTGCGCGGACCGACACCGATGACCACGAAACTGGTCACCACCATGACCACCGCGGCGTAGAACAATCCCCAGTCGCGGCTCACCTGCCGGTAGAAGAACTGCGCCAGCAGCACCGTCGCGCTGATCTCGCAGACGATGCGCAGCAGCACGACGAGGTTGATGTAACGGGGCCGGTCGGTCATCACCTTGGCCAGCCGCACCGCGCCGGGCCGCTCGTCGCGAACCATCTCCTGCACCCGCGCCATCGACACCGTGCTGATCGCCGCGTCGATGGCCGCGAACACGCTACCCAGGGAGATCAGCAGGATCGCGCCGAGCAGCGAAGCGGAGTTGTTCAATTGTCGAAATACCTTGATTTGTCGAGCAATCGCTCATCGCGATCCTGCTGCCGCTGCTGGCGGTAGACCTGCACCTGGTCGGCGACCCATTCCTCGAGTAGGCGACGCTGCAGCCCGAACATCTCTTTTTCCTCGTCCGGCTCGGCGTGGTCGTAACCGAGTAAGTGCAGCACGCCGTGAATCGTCAACAGCGCCAACTCATGTCCGAGCGAATGCCCGGCGGCGGCTGCCTGCTCGGCGGCGAACTCCGGGCACAGCACGATGTCGCCGAGCATGGCCGGGCCGGGCTCCGGCGCGTCCGGGCGCCCGCCGGGTTCGAGCTCGTCCATCGGGAAGCTCATCACGTCCGTCGGCCCCGGCAGGTCCATCCAGCGCATGTGCAGGTCGGCCATCGCCGCGGTGTCCAGCAGCACCATGGACAACTCGGCGGCCGGGTTGACCTCCATCTGCGTGATGACAAACTTTGCGACGCTGATCAATTCGGATTCGGACACGTCGAATCCGGATTCGTTGGCAACCTCGATTGTCATTAGCGCCGCTCCTCCTCATCGCTGCGCTCTGCATCGTCGCCGGCGCGTGTCACGGGCGCGTCACCGGCGGCCGGTGCCGCGCCGCGCGGCCCGGTTCATCGTCAACCCGGGCTGTTCGTGACGCGCGTAGGCGTCGACGATCTCGCCGACCAACCGATGCCGCACCACGTCGGCGCTGGTCAACTCCGAGATGTGGATGTCGTCGATGCCGTCGAGGATGTCGACCGCGGCGCGCAGGCCCGAACGGCTGTTGCCCGGCAGGTCGACCTGCGTAATGTCGCCGGTGACAACGATTTTCGAGCCGAACCCGAGCCGGGTGAGGAACATCTTCATCTGCTCGGCGGTCGTGTTCTGTGCCTCGTCGAGAATGATGAACGCGTCATTCAACGTTCTACCTCGCATGTACGCCAGCGGCGCGACCTCGATGATGCCCGACTGCATCAGCTTCGGAATCAGGTCCGGGTCCATCATGTCGTGTAGCGCGTCGTAGAGCGGACGCAGGTACGGGTCGATCTTCTCGCTCAGCGTCCCGGGCAGAAAGCCAAGGCGCTCACCGGCTTCTACGGCCGGCCGGGTCAAGATGATGCGGGTGACCTGCTTGGTCTGCAGCGCGTTGACGGCCTTCGCCATCGCCAGGTAGGTCTTGCCGGTGCCGGCGGGGCCGATGCCGAACACGATGGTGTGGTCGTCGATCGCGTCGACGTAGCGCTTCTGGTTGAGCGTCTTGGGCCGGATCGTCTTGCCGCGGCGCGACAGGATGTCCAGCGTCAGCACTTCCGCCGGCGACTCGTTGCCGGTGCCGACGAGCATGGCGACGCTGTGCCGCACGCCCTCCGGGGTGAGCGCTTGGCCGCCGGCGACGATCGCGACGAGCTCGGAGACCACGCGTTCGCCGAGGGCGACGTCGGCGGGCTGACCGGTGATGGTCACCGCGTTGCCTCGCACGTGCAGGTCGGCGGCGAGGAGGCGTTCGAGGGCGCGCAGGTTGCCGTCGGCCGAGCCGAGCAGGCCCATGACGAGGTCGGGCGGAACGTCGATGCTGCTGCGAACCGAGGACGTGGACGGGCCGGCAGCGTTGGTTTCGCGGGGCGTCACGTGTGTTCTGAAGCCTGCTTTCTGCGGTGTAGCCAGCGGGTTAGGGGCCGAGTCTACCGCCGGTGGGTGAACGAACCCAATGCTTAGCGGTTCCCCACGCCCGCCAGCAGCATGTCGAGGGCGCGACGGAAGTCGTCGATCGCGGTGGACCGCTGACTGGTCTGCGCGAGCGTTGCCAGCCGTGGGTGCTCGTCGCCGGCGAGCCGGCCGATCGTCGCCGCCACCGCCGCCTGTTCGACGTCGCGATGCGGCCCGGCCAGCGGGCCGGCCAACTCCACCTGGGCGCTGCCCATGACCAGCGCAAGGACCGCGCGGAAGGCCGCCAGCAGGTCGACGCCCTCGAGCCCACCGCGGGTCAGCGCCTCGACCAGTCGCTCCGCCGGCGCATAACTCGTCGCCGACATCGTTCGCCGGGTCAGCACCAGCGGCACGACGTTGGGGTGCCGGCGCACGGCCTCCCAGATGGCGGTCGCGACGGCGCGCACGTCCTCGGCCCAATCGTGCGACGGCTCAGGCAGTTCCACCCCGGCGATGACCGCCTCCGCGACCAGCGCCTCGAGTTGGCCGCGATCCTCGACGTAGTTGTAGAGCGTCATCGGCCCGGTGCCCAGCGCGCGGGCCAGGGTCCGCATGCTCAACCCGCCCAAGCCGTCGCGATCGACAATCGCCAAGGCGTGGTCCGCGATCTCCCCGACGGTGAACCGAGCCCGCACGACTTCCCTTCCCAGCGCTTGACACGTACAGCGTACGTCAGCTAGAACACGTACATCGTACGTATCTAGGAGACGACATGCCACATCTCACGACAACCCCGACCTCGTTCGGTTCAGCCGGCCAGCGATGCGCGGCCTGGCTGACGCTGCCAAGCGGTCCGGGACCACACCCCGCCACCGTGCTCGCCCACGGCTTCGGCGCCAACCACACCATGGCACTCGGCCGCTACGAGCAGCACTTCGCCGCGGCCGGGATCGCGACGCTCAGCTTCGACTACCGCAATCTCGGCGAATCGGATGGCCTCCCCCGTCAGCGGCTCAGCCTGCGCCGCCACCGCAGGGACATCGTCGCGGCGATCGACTTCGCACGGACGCTGCCGAACGTCGACCGCGACCGGGTGGCGCTTTGGGGAACCAGCCTGGGCGCAATGCACGTGCTGCGGGTGGCGGCAACCCGGACGGACCTCGCGGCGGTGGTCGTGCAATGCCCGATCGTGTCGGGCCCCGCCACCCTCCGCCGACTCGGCCCGGCCGCGATGGTCAGGCTGACGCCGGCGATCCTCGACGACGCCATCCGCGCCGGACTGCGGCGCGGACGCCGCTATGTGCCGATCGTCGGACCTCCGGGAAGCCTCGCCGCCGTGACGGTGGCCGGCGCGCAGGACGGCTGGAACTCGACGGTCGACCCGGGTGGCAGCTTCGACAACCGCGTTGCCGCGGCCAACGCCGTGGGCATCGCCGTCACGAGCGCCAAACGCTCGGCGCACGCGATCGCCGCACCGCTGCTGGTGTGCGTGTCGCAGCGGGAAACACTGATGGACCCCCGGCACGCCGAGGACGTCGCGCGCAGCGCGCCGCGCGGCGAGGCACGCCACTACGACGGCGACCATTTCGAGGTGTACCACCCGCCGCTGCTCGATCAGTTGTTGACCGACCAGACCGCATTCCTGCGTAGGCATCTCGATGTCGACCACGCGTGAAAGGCTGCGTGACAACGACCTTCGGTTCCTCGAGGTCGCCCGCGCGTTGTCGGATCGCGACTGGTCGCGCCAGAGCCTGTGCGCCGAATGGAGCAACCGCGACGTGCTGGGCCATCTGATCGTGGGCTGTCAGGTGTCACCCGGCACGCTCGCCGCAGACCTGATCAGGCACCGCGGCTCGTTCGACCGCTGCAACGCCGCGCTGGCCCGCGGTGTGGCCGCGCGACGGTCACCGGCGGCACTGATCGACGACTTCGCCGCGTTGATCGAGCAACCACGCGGAATCGGCCGGGTGTTTCCGCCGCGACTGTTGCTCGGCGACCACGTGATCCACGAGCTGGACATCCTGTTGCCGCTCGGACTGGAGCCCACCGTCGGCCCGGAAGCGCTCACCGAGGTCCTGGAAACCCAAGTGCGCGTGCCCAATCCGTTCGTGCCCGCGGCGGCGCGCGCCCGCGGTCTCGCGCTGCACGCCACCGACGTGGATTGGCGCCATGGACACGGCGGACCCAGCGTGGCCGGCGCCGCCGCCCACCTGGCGTCCGTGTTGGCCGGTCGGCCGTGGGCACTCGCCCGGCTCAGTGGCGACGGCGTCGCTGCCCTGCGGAAGCGGTTGTGAGTCAACCGTTGTCGGGGCTCGCCCAGCGCGGTGTCAGCACGCCCAGCGCACCCAGCGCAACGGCCGCCGCGGTCGAGGTACGCAGCACGGTCGGGCCGAGCCGCACGGCCGCGGCGCCGGCCTCGACGAAGGCCGTGAGCTCGTCGGGAGCGATGCCACCCTCGGGGCCGACGACCAGCAGCACCGACGTCGCCTCCCCCAGGTTCAGCTCGGTCAGCGGGCGCTCGGCCGACTCGTGCAGCGCCAGTGCTACGCCACCCGACGCCGCCGCCTCGCCGATCCGCGCAACCAGGTCGGCGGTGCTCAGCAGCCCGTCGACGGTCGGAATGTGGGCGCGCCGCGACTGCTGCGCGGCGGCGCGGGCCACCGCCCGCCAACGCCGTAGCCCTTTGGCGGCCCGGGCGCCGTCCCAGCGGGCCACGCACCGCGCCGCCCGCCACGCCACCAGCGCGTCGACGCCGGCCTCGGTGGCCAACTCGATCGCCAACTCCGAGCGGTCTGATTTGGGTAGCGCCTGAACAACGGTCACCGGCGGCCGGGCGGGCGGCACCTGCCAGCGCTCGACCACGCGGGCGCGCAGCCCGTCGCGGTCGGTCTCCTCGACCACGCAGCGGCCGACGCTGCCGGCGCCGTCACCGAGGATCAGTTCTTCGCCCACCCGGATGCGGCGCACGGTGGCGGCGTGGAAACCCTCGTCGCCGTCGACCACGGCCAGCTCACCGCCGGCGGGCAATTCGTCGATGTAGAACAGGCCGGGCAATTAGCGCCCGGTGAATGTTTCGCGCAGCCGGCTGAACAAGCCGCCGCCGTTGTGGTTGCCAGTGGTGTGGGTCGACCTCACCTCGGTGACGTCGCGGGTGCGGCGGCTCTTGAACTCGCGCAGCAGGTCGGCGTCGGAGTGGTCGAGCCGATCGGGAACCACGACCTCGACATGCACGTGCAAGTCGCCGCGAACGCCGGAGCGCAGGTGCGGCATGCCGTGCCCGCGCCGGGTGGTCACCGAACTCGGCTGGGTGCCCGCCGGGATGGTGATCTCGGTGAGGCCGTCGAGGATCGCGTCCACGGTCACGGTCGTCCCGAGCGCCGCGTCGACCATCGGCACCGAGATCGTGCAGTGCAGGTCGTCACCGTCGCGCACGAAGATGTCGTGCGACTGCTCGTGAATCTCGACGTACAAGTCGCCGGCCGGGCCGCCGCCGGGGCCCACTTCGCCCTGGGCGGCCAGCCGCACCCGCATGCCGTCGCCGACGCCCGCGGGGATCTTCA
The sequence above is a segment of the Candidatus Mycobacterium wuenschmannii genome. Coding sequences within it:
- a CDS encoding amidase, which produces MSNSHDRRFPTLTDQLYQLASGEVTSDELVRRSLRAIEASQSTLNAFRVVLTESALADAAAADRRRADGDDLPLLGVPIAVKDDTDIAGVATYFGTSGYVAPATQDAEVVRRLKAAGAVIVGKTNTCELGQWPFTSGPGFGHTRNPWSRRHTPGGSSGGSAAAVAAGLVTAAIGSDGAGSVRIPAAWNHLVGIKPQRGRISTWPLREAFNGITVNGVLARTVADAALVLDAASGNVEGDLHKPPPVTVSDHVGIAPGSLRIALSTRFPFTAFPARLDPEIESALDSVGDQLGLLGHTVVDGNPDYGLRLSWNFLSRSTSGLLDWAERLGDGVEFDHRTLSNMRMGRLLSQQILRAARASEAANQRRVGSIFRIVDVVVAPTTALPPPRVDAFDKLGGFGTDRAMIAACPVTWPWNVLGWPSINVPAGFTSEGLPIGVQLMGPANSEPLLVSLAAELEALGGWAAKQPAVWWDAETEAVSS
- the era gene encoding GTPase Era, with product MTEFHSGFVCFVGRPNTGKSTLTNALVGSKVAITSNRPQTTRHTIRGIVHRDDFQIILVDTPGLHRPRTLLGKRLNDLVRDTYSEVDAIGLCIPADEAIGPGDRWIVEQIRSTAPRTTLVAIVTKIDTVSKDKLAAQLFAVSELVGAAAEVVPVSATTGEQVDVLTSVLAAALPEGPPYYPDGELTDEPEETLMAEFIREAALEGVRDELPHSLAVVIDEVIPREGRDDLIDVHALLYVERDSQKGIVIGKGGARLREVGTVARGQIEKLLGTKVYLELRVKVAKNWQRDPKQLGRLGF
- a CDS encoding hemolysin family protein, translated to MNNSASLLGAILLISLGSVFAAIDAAISTVSMARVQEMVRDERPGAVRLAKVMTDRPRYINLVVLLRIVCEISATVLLAQFFYRQVSRDWGLFYAAVVMVVTSFVVIGVGPRTLGRQNAYSISLVSALPLQAISVLLTPISRVLVVLGNMLTPGRGFRNGPFASEIELREVVDLAQQRGVVAADERRMIQSVFELGDTPAREVMVPRTEMIWIESDKSAAEATSVAVRSGHSRIPVIGENVDDIVGVVYLKDCVQQAYYSSANGRDTAVADVMRPAVFVPDSKPLDELLREMQRDRNHMTLLVDEYGAIAGLVTIEDVLEEIVGEIADEYDAAEVAPVEDLGDNRFRVSARLPIEDVGELYDVEFEEDLDVDTVGGLLALELGRVPLPGSEVESHGLLLHAEGGPDHRGRVRIGTVLVSRVETIGAGRD
- the ybeY gene encoding rRNA maturation RNase YbeY; the encoded protein is MTIEVANESGFDVSESELISVAKFVITQMEVNPAAELSMVLLDTAAMADLHMRWMDLPGPTDVMSFPMDELEPGGRPDAPEPGPAMLGDIVLCPEFAAEQAAAAGHSLGHELALLTIHGVLHLLGYDHAEPDEEKEMFGLQRRLLEEWVADQVQVYRQQRQQDRDERLLDKSRYFDN
- a CDS encoding PhoH family protein; this translates as MTPRETNAAGPSTSSVRSSIDVPPDLVMGLLGSADGNLRALERLLAADLHVRGNAVTITGQPADVALGERVVSELVAIVAGGQALTPEGVRHSVAMLVGTGNESPAEVLTLDILSRRGKTIRPKTLNQKRYVDAIDDHTIVFGIGPAGTGKTYLAMAKAVNALQTKQVTRIILTRPAVEAGERLGFLPGTLSEKIDPYLRPLYDALHDMMDPDLIPKLMQSGIIEVAPLAYMRGRTLNDAFIILDEAQNTTAEQMKMFLTRLGFGSKIVVTGDITQVDLPGNSRSGLRAAVDILDGIDDIHISELTSADVVRHRLVGEIVDAYARHEQPGLTMNRAARRGTGRR
- a CDS encoding TetR/AcrR family transcriptional regulator, encoding MRARFTVGEIADHALAIVDRDGLGGLSMRTLARALGTGPMTLYNYVEDRGQLEALVAEAVIAGVELPEPSHDWAEDVRAVATAIWEAVRRHPNVVPLVLTRRTMSATSYAPAERLVEALTRGGLEGVDLLAAFRAVLALVMGSAQVELAGPLAGPHRDVEQAAVAATIGRLAGDEHPRLATLAQTSQRSTAIDDFRRALDMLLAGVGNR
- a CDS encoding alpha/beta hydrolase, translated to MPHLTTTPTSFGSAGQRCAAWLTLPSGPGPHPATVLAHGFGANHTMALGRYEQHFAAAGIATLSFDYRNLGESDGLPRQRLSLRRHRRDIVAAIDFARTLPNVDRDRVALWGTSLGAMHVLRVAATRTDLAAVVVQCPIVSGPATLRRLGPAAMVRLTPAILDDAIRAGLRRGRRYVPIVGPPGSLAAVTVAGAQDGWNSTVDPGGSFDNRVAAANAVGIAVTSAKRSAHAIAAPLLVCVSQRETLMDPRHAEDVARSAPRGEARHYDGDHFEVYHPPLLDQLLTDQTAFLRRHLDVDHA
- a CDS encoding maleylpyruvate isomerase family mycothiol-dependent enzyme, which produces MSTTRERLRDNDLRFLEVARALSDRDWSRQSLCAEWSNRDVLGHLIVGCQVSPGTLAADLIRHRGSFDRCNAALARGVAARRSPAALIDDFAALIEQPRGIGRVFPPRLLLGDHVIHELDILLPLGLEPTVGPEALTEVLETQVRVPNPFVPAAARARGLALHATDVDWRHGHGGPSVAGAAAHLASVLAGRPWALARLSGDGVAALRKRL
- a CDS encoding 16S rRNA (uracil(1498)-N(3))-methyltransferase, which produces MPGLFYIDELPAGGELAVVDGDEGFHAATVRRIRVGEELILGDGAGSVGRCVVEETDRDGLRARVVERWQVPPARPPVTVVQALPKSDRSELAIELATEAGVDALVAWRAARCVARWDGARAAKGLRRWRAVARAAAQQSRRAHIPTVDGLLSTADLVARIGEAAASGGVALALHESAERPLTELNLGEATSVLLVVGPEGGIAPDELTAFVEAGAAAVRLGPTVLRTSTAAAVALGALGVLTPRWASPDNG